From one Halosimplex rubrum genomic stretch:
- a CDS encoding disulfide bond formation protein B yields the protein MSARLDRLDARFPLAAGALVALVATAGSLYFSEGMGLVPCELCWVQRVLMYPLVVVFGVALVERRPGVYRTVLPLSTLGATAAAYHSWLQISAGGRCAFGGCAAVQLRVAGLTIPNLSLVAFVLITTTAAALFVGNR from the coding sequence GTGAGCGCACGCCTCGACCGTCTCGACGCCAGGTTCCCGCTCGCCGCCGGCGCCCTCGTCGCCCTCGTCGCGACCGCGGGGAGCCTCTACTTCTCCGAGGGGATGGGACTGGTCCCCTGCGAGCTGTGCTGGGTCCAGCGGGTTCTGATGTACCCGCTGGTCGTCGTCTTCGGCGTCGCGCTGGTCGAGCGCCGTCCCGGCGTCTACCGCACCGTCCTCCCGCTGTCGACGCTCGGGGCGACCGCGGCGGCGTACCACTCCTGGCTGCAGATCTCGGCGGGCGGCCGCTGCGCGTTCGGCGGCTGTGCGGCGGTGCAACTGCGCGTGGCCGGGTTGACGATCCCGAACCTCTCGCTGGTCGCGTTCGTTCTGATCACGACGACGGCCGCCGCGCTTTTCGTCGGCAACCGGTGA
- a CDS encoding response regulator, with product MANGGETESVDGSSDGDRTTILVVDDEEVVRESFALYLEPLGYAVRTVGSGEAALAAVDDDVDVVLLDRRMPDRSGDEVLEEIRGRNVDCQIALVTAVDPDFDIVTIDCDDYLVKPVDRDDLVETVERLELLDEYDEARRELSTLRVKRNVLEVEKHPSALEDSVEFRRLQNRIDELEAELDELESEFDEQLGYEDPS from the coding sequence ATGGCGAACGGTGGGGAGACGGAGTCAGTCGACGGGTCCTCGGACGGCGACCGAACCACGATCCTCGTCGTCGACGACGAGGAGGTGGTCCGCGAGTCGTTCGCGCTGTACCTCGAACCGCTCGGCTACGCGGTCCGGACGGTCGGCAGCGGCGAGGCCGCGCTGGCGGCCGTCGACGACGATGTCGACGTCGTCCTGCTGGACCGTCGGATGCCCGACCGCTCCGGCGACGAAGTGCTGGAGGAGATCCGCGGCCGAAACGTCGACTGTCAGATCGCCCTGGTCACGGCGGTCGACCCCGACTTCGACATCGTCACGATCGACTGCGACGACTACCTCGTCAAGCCGGTCGACCGCGACGACCTGGTCGAGACCGTCGAGCGCCTCGAACTGCTCGACGAGTACGACGAGGCCCGGCGCGAACTCAGCACGCTCCGGGTCAAACGCAACGTCCTCGAGGTCGAGAAACACCCCTCGGCGCTCGAAGACAGCGTCGAGTTCCGCCGCCTCCAGAACCGGATCGACGAACTGGAGGCCGAACTCGACGAGCTCGAATCGGAGTTCGACGAGCAACTCGGTTACGAGGACCCGAGCTGA
- a CDS encoding aldo/keto reductase: protein MEYVRLGSTGLQVSPICLGTWRFGLEHEDSGVMETDREEAHELLDALEERGGNFIDTANGYGGGRSEKWIGEWLDDRDREDYVVASKCYWSDRSRFQENLSKKNVKAEVEGSLEKLGTDYLDLLYLHRFDDDTPIERTLRAVDDLVSEGKVHYVGISTCDAWKLTKGLWKADVNNYEAFSVTQPQYSATYRDPVSEYLDVCADQDIAVCPYSPLHGGFLTGKYERVGDDEVETPDGSRGDLDEHFTDWYLDDQAWAVLDEIRAVADEVDATPAQVSLRWLMDHERFTCVPIVGARTVDQLDENLDAIEVSLSDDQWARIDDATEA from the coding sequence ATGGAGTACGTCCGACTCGGCTCGACGGGACTGCAAGTATCGCCCATCTGCCTCGGAACCTGGCGGTTCGGCCTGGAACACGAGGACAGCGGCGTGATGGAGACCGACCGCGAGGAGGCACACGAACTGCTCGACGCGCTCGAGGAGCGCGGCGGCAACTTCATCGACACCGCCAACGGCTACGGCGGGGGCCGCTCCGAGAAGTGGATCGGCGAGTGGCTCGACGACCGCGACCGCGAGGACTACGTCGTCGCCTCGAAGTGCTACTGGTCCGACCGCTCGCGCTTTCAGGAGAACCTCTCGAAGAAGAACGTCAAAGCGGAGGTCGAGGGCTCGCTGGAGAAGCTCGGCACGGACTACCTCGACCTGCTCTACCTCCACCGCTTCGACGACGACACGCCCATCGAGCGCACGCTCCGGGCGGTCGACGACCTCGTTTCGGAGGGCAAGGTCCACTACGTCGGCATCTCGACCTGTGACGCCTGGAAGCTCACGAAGGGACTCTGGAAAGCCGACGTGAACAACTACGAGGCCTTCAGCGTCACCCAGCCACAGTACTCGGCGACGTACCGCGATCCGGTCTCGGAGTATCTGGATGTCTGTGCCGACCAGGACATCGCGGTGTGTCCGTACTCGCCGCTGCACGGGGGCTTCCTCACCGGCAAGTACGAACGGGTCGGCGACGACGAGGTGGAGACGCCGGACGGCTCGCGGGGGGACCTCGACGAGCACTTCACCGACTGGTACCTCGACGACCAGGCCTGGGCGGTGTTAGACGAGATCCGCGCGGTCGCCGACGAGGTCGACGCCACGCCCGCGCAGGTGTCGCTGCGCTGGCTCATGGACCACGAGCGGTTCACCTGCGTCCCGATCGTCGGCGCCCGAACCGTCGACCAGCTCGACGAGAACCTCGACGCCATCGAAGTCTCACTCTCGGACGACCAGTGGGCGCGCATCGACGACGCGACCGAGGCCTGA
- a CDS encoding carboxylate--amine ligase, which translates to MSIDPADEPAAVVVPAIDAPSSTACVRSLGKRGIHTVVVSEDEDAAAFRSRYAGETVVVPDPHEDLVAYKDALLSLAMRPDVLTILPVREEDVYVLAQYREAFEPHVETLWPTAEGLRRAQDRVELFDAAERAGVAVPDTNLLDEVADWDREWIVKGRYTLLADAYVDDLSPEQSRDPPSTQYLNGDRPDVETIRSRNGHTPIVQEFLPSTDEYAFFALYDEGEAVRTFQHRQVRAYNYAGGPSSFRESVSIPQLDEAGRALLDELEWHGVAMVEFLRDDETGEFELMEINPRLWSSLPFSVRAGADFPHDYWLLARGERDRVVDDYEVGTAGHLIRGEISYLHSVLFDAEELVERPVRREAFSAVAESLREYPRFDYLRLDDPRPFVRDALNALR; encoded by the coding sequence ATGAGCATCGACCCAGCCGACGAGCCCGCCGCGGTCGTCGTCCCGGCGATCGACGCACCGAGCAGCACCGCCTGCGTCCGTTCGCTCGGGAAGCGCGGGATCCACACCGTCGTCGTCTCCGAAGACGAGGACGCCGCCGCCTTCCGGTCGCGCTACGCCGGCGAGACGGTCGTCGTCCCCGACCCTCACGAGGATCTGGTCGCCTACAAGGACGCCCTCCTGTCGCTCGCGATGCGGCCGGACGTACTGACGATACTGCCCGTCCGCGAGGAGGACGTGTACGTCCTCGCGCAGTACCGCGAGGCGTTCGAGCCCCACGTCGAGACGCTCTGGCCGACCGCCGAGGGCCTGCGTCGGGCCCAGGACCGCGTCGAGCTGTTCGACGCGGCCGAACGGGCCGGCGTCGCCGTGCCCGACACCAACCTGCTCGACGAGGTCGCCGACTGGGACCGCGAGTGGATCGTCAAGGGTCGGTACACCCTGCTCGCCGACGCCTACGTCGACGACCTGTCGCCCGAGCAGTCCCGCGACCCGCCCTCGACGCAGTACCTCAACGGCGACAGGCCCGACGTGGAGACGATCCGCAGCCGGAACGGCCACACGCCGATCGTCCAGGAGTTCCTCCCCTCCACCGACGAGTACGCCTTCTTCGCCCTGTACGACGAGGGCGAGGCCGTCAGGACCTTCCAGCACCGGCAAGTCCGCGCGTACAACTACGCCGGCGGACCCAGCTCCTTCCGCGAGTCCGTCTCGATCCCCCAACTGGACGAGGCCGGCCGGGCGCTGCTGGACGAACTGGAGTGGCACGGGGTGGCGATGGTGGAGTTCCTGCGCGACGACGAGACCGGCGAGTTCGAGCTGATGGAGATCAACCCGCGGCTGTGGTCGTCGCTCCCCTTCTCGGTCCGCGCGGGCGCGGACTTCCCTCACGACTACTGGCTGCTCGCCCGCGGCGAGCGCGACCGGGTTGTCGACGACTACGAGGTCGGCACCGCCGGCCACCTCATCCGCGGCGAGATCTCCTATCTCCACAGCGTCCTGTTCGACGCGGAGGAGCTGGTCGAGCGGCCGGTCCGTCGGGAGGCGTTCTCGGCGGTCGCCGAGTCGCTCCGGGAGTACCCCCGCTTCGACTACCTTCGTCTGGACGACCCGCGACCGTTCGTCCGCGACGCGCTGAACGCGCTTCGGTGA
- a CDS encoding beta/alpha barrel domain-containing protein has product MTLAGATVVEEVVRDGSYVSDFQFDPPKLAALVDRIDDLSFVDLLDVGPGTGFGTTNPDPHPPDGEHLRIVSKAVSDTGLTTLMLPGVAGPGEVDLVAAYESSFDLVRVGVDADDPLAARPLLRELADLDVRVSLNLLKTYLVSPTEAADAARVGIEHGADTVYVVDSAGGFTPADVESYVGAMADVDAAVGYHGHDNIGFGLANAQRAIDCGASYVDVSLQGLGRSAGNTQTELLAGRYLSDVSRADWRRLREIEGLLEDVYPDASGVAVDDVLYGLADFHSSFSDQLRALAAEYDASFVDLLVFAAEHDCATVDDVRSTYEATAEPTKPATDRPERRRN; this is encoded by the coding sequence ATGACGCTCGCCGGCGCCACCGTCGTCGAGGAGGTCGTCCGTGACGGGTCCTACGTCAGCGATTTCCAGTTCGACCCCCCGAAACTGGCCGCGCTGGTCGACCGGATCGACGACCTGTCGTTCGTCGACCTCCTCGACGTCGGACCGGGCACGGGGTTCGGGACGACGAACCCGGACCCCCACCCCCCCGACGGCGAGCATCTCCGTATCGTCTCGAAGGCCGTCTCGGACACCGGGCTGACGACGCTGATGCTCCCCGGTGTCGCCGGTCCCGGGGAGGTCGACCTCGTCGCCGCCTACGAGTCGTCGTTCGACCTCGTTCGGGTCGGCGTCGACGCTGACGACCCCCTCGCCGCGCGCCCGCTGCTCCGCGAGCTGGCCGACCTGGACGTGCGGGTGAGCCTCAACCTGCTGAAGACGTATCTCGTCTCCCCGACGGAGGCGGCCGACGCCGCCCGCGTCGGGATCGAACACGGGGCCGATACCGTCTACGTTGTCGACTCCGCCGGCGGGTTCACCCCCGCTGACGTGGAGTCCTACGTGGGCGCGATGGCCGACGTGGACGCCGCCGTCGGCTATCACGGCCACGACAACATCGGCTTCGGCCTCGCCAACGCCCAGCGCGCCATCGACTGCGGGGCCAGCTACGTCGACGTGTCGCTCCAGGGGCTCGGTCGCAGCGCCGGCAACACCCAGACCGAACTGCTCGCCGGCCGCTATCTCTCGGACGTGTCCCGTGCCGACTGGCGGCGACTCCGGGAGATCGAGGGGCTTCTGGAGGACGTCTACCCCGACGCCTCGGGCGTCGCCGTCGACGACGTGCTCTACGGCCTCGCCGATTTCCACTCGTCGTTCTCCGACCAGCTGCGAGCGCTCGCCGCGGAGTACGACGCGTCGTTCGTCGACCTCCTCGTCTTCGCCGCCGAGCACGACTGCGCCACCGTCGACGACGTGCGGAGCACGTACGAAGCCACCGCCGAGCCGACGAAGCCCGCGACCGACCGCCCGGAGAGACGGCGCAACTGA
- a CDS encoding glycosyltransferase family 4 protein — protein sequence MSRSGGGGDRDSVLLVHHREISSPYSATVPHYLSRKLSASHTVHVLSRRFSDRDEDGEFPDDVAHHELSTGEVPIISGLLFLVASTLYAVALGARYRFDAVYAFQQTIIQGWLAARAGGSRFVVGLQSVPVRQKRDLSNAAHERLSIRKRARIAVKANYAWAVGRLLDRTTEVVCLTDGIRETTELEYGVDLSEAAVIGMGVDTDRFAVDSTREPARGPDDTWVVTYVGSIGPPRGLEHVLDAVAATDRDVEFRVAGGGDDDYMASLRERARELGIDDRVTWLGIVPHEEIPDVLADSDVAVSSLADIESYRISFPAKLLEYMASGTPVVATDIPAHRRLIDDGENGLLYDGTAEGLVDTLDGVIDGEADARVLGRAARTTAEAHDWDAVVAEHETVLFDRTVRRPRSAPVPA from the coding sequence ATGAGCCGGTCAGGAGGGGGCGGCGACCGCGACTCCGTGTTGCTCGTCCACCACCGCGAGATCTCCTCCCCCTACAGCGCGACCGTTCCCCACTACCTCTCGCGGAAGCTCTCGGCGTCCCACACCGTCCACGTCCTCAGCCGGCGCTTCTCGGACCGCGACGAGGACGGGGAGTTCCCCGACGACGTGGCCCACCACGAGCTCTCGACCGGCGAGGTGCCCATCATCTCGGGGCTGCTCTTCCTCGTCGCGTCGACGCTGTACGCCGTCGCGCTGGGCGCCCGCTACCGCTTCGACGCCGTCTACGCCTTCCAGCAGACGATCATCCAGGGGTGGCTGGCGGCCCGCGCCGGCGGCTCGCGGTTCGTCGTCGGCCTCCAGTCGGTCCCCGTCCGGCAGAAACGGGACCTCTCGAACGCCGCCCACGAGCGGCTGTCGATCCGCAAGCGGGCCCGGATCGCGGTCAAGGCCAACTACGCCTGGGCGGTGGGCCGGCTGCTCGACCGGACGACGGAGGTGGTCTGCCTGACCGACGGGATCCGCGAGACGACGGAACTGGAGTACGGCGTCGACCTCTCGGAGGCCGCCGTCATCGGGATGGGCGTCGACACCGACCGCTTCGCGGTCGACTCGACCCGCGAGCCCGCCCGCGGCCCCGACGACACGTGGGTGGTCACCTACGTCGGCTCGATCGGGCCGCCGCGGGGGCTCGAACACGTCCTCGACGCCGTCGCGGCGACCGACCGCGACGTCGAGTTCCGCGTCGCCGGCGGCGGCGACGACGACTACATGGCCTCCCTGCGCGAGCGGGCCCGCGAGCTCGGGATCGACGACCGGGTCACCTGGCTCGGGATCGTCCCCCACGAGGAGATCCCGGACGTGCTCGCCGACTCCGACGTCGCCGTCTCCTCGCTGGCCGACATCGAGTCCTACCGGATCAGCTTCCCCGCGAAGCTCCTGGAGTACATGGCCTCCGGGACCCCGGTGGTCGCCACCGACATCCCCGCGCACCGCCGGCTGATCGACGACGGTGAGAACGGCCTGTTGTACGACGGGACCGCCGAGGGACTCGTCGACACGCTCGACGGCGTGATCGACGGCGAGGCCGACGCCCGTGTACTCGGACGAGCGGCCCGCACCACCGCGGAGGCCCACGACTGGGACGCGGTCGTCGCCGAACACGAGACGGTGCTGTTCGACCGGACCGTTCGGCGCCCGCGCTCGGCGCCGGTCCCGGCGTAA
- a CDS encoding nucleotide sugar dehydrogenase — translation MSIGIYGVGFVGKEVAELAVERGRSVACVDVDPEVVERIEAEEYLAVDDHDRVSATTDGAAVAAAADTCLVTVPTPVDGAERVDLGPLRAASETIGEGLRSRDAAEPCLVVVESTIPPGTARREIAEVFDTYGLELGTDYYLAAVPERVDPGNEAWPLEAIPRVVGALSDDGLERATAFYDRLLDAEAHPVDSVEIAEVSKIVENAFRDINIAFANEIAVSLDSLDVDARSAIEAAGTKPFGFMGFEPGAGVGGHCIPVDPHLLIGEAEDAGFTHELLSVARTINNQMPEYVADMTVDALTRERVLPQDATALLLGRAFKPDLADDRNSPYFEVREGLTEYDVTVETYDPVLAAESSVDSPYQPVDAVVVVTDHEAFADLDPERFADLGVSTVVDGRDVFDAEAVEAAGLRYDAVGEV, via the coding sequence ATGAGCATCGGCATCTACGGCGTCGGATTCGTCGGCAAGGAGGTCGCGGAACTGGCCGTCGAACGCGGGCGCTCGGTCGCCTGCGTCGACGTGGACCCCGAGGTCGTCGAGCGGATCGAGGCCGAGGAGTACCTGGCGGTCGACGACCACGACCGCGTCTCGGCGACCACGGACGGCGCGGCGGTCGCGGCCGCGGCCGACACCTGTCTGGTCACGGTCCCGACACCGGTCGACGGGGCCGAACGGGTCGACCTCGGGCCGCTCCGGGCGGCCAGCGAGACCATCGGCGAGGGCCTGCGGAGCCGCGACGCCGCCGAGCCCTGTCTCGTCGTCGTCGAGTCGACCATCCCGCCGGGGACCGCCCGCCGGGAGATCGCCGAGGTCTTCGACACCTACGGCCTGGAGCTGGGCACCGACTACTACCTCGCGGCCGTGCCCGAGCGGGTCGACCCCGGCAACGAGGCGTGGCCGCTCGAAGCCATCCCCCGGGTCGTCGGCGCCCTCTCGGACGACGGGCTGGAGCGGGCGACCGCCTTCTACGACCGCCTGCTTGACGCCGAGGCCCACCCGGTCGACAGCGTCGAGATCGCCGAGGTCTCGAAGATCGTCGAGAACGCCTTCCGCGACATCAACATCGCCTTCGCCAACGAGATCGCCGTCTCGCTGGACTCGCTGGACGTGGACGCCCGCTCGGCCATCGAGGCCGCGGGGACCAAACCGTTCGGATTCATGGGGTTCGAGCCGGGCGCCGGCGTTGGCGGCCACTGCATCCCGGTCGACCCGCACCTGCTCATCGGCGAGGCCGAGGACGCCGGGTTCACCCACGAGCTGCTGAGCGTCGCCCGCACGATCAACAATCAGATGCCCGAGTACGTGGCCGACATGACCGTCGACGCGCTCACGCGCGAGCGGGTCCTCCCGCAGGACGCCACGGCGCTGTTGCTCGGCCGCGCGTTCAAACCCGACCTCGCGGACGACCGCAACAGCCCGTACTTCGAAGTTCGGGAGGGGCTGACCGAGTACGACGTGACCGTCGAGACCTACGACCCCGTCCTCGCCGCGGAGTCGTCGGTCGACTCGCCGTACCAGCCGGTCGACGCGGTCGTCGTCGTCACCGACCACGAGGCGTTCGCGGACCTGGACCCCGAACGGTTCGCCGACCTGGGCGTCTCGACGGTCGTCGACGGCCGCGACGTCTTCGACGCCGAGGCCGTCGAGGCCGCTGGACTCCGCTACGACGCAGTCGGGGAGGTCTGA
- a CDS encoding DUF354 domain-containing protein has protein sequence MRVFVTIQHPAHVHFFREAIAELEAAGHEVSVFMRDVEIAADLLESYGIDYEVLAPTSDSLPSLARSQARYELALLRRARREEPDVLTAIAEPAVAHLSTLLSCRSVVFTDTEHATLGNALTFPFADRVCTPEAYMDDLGDKQVTYPGFHELAYLHPDRFEPDPSVVAEAGVDPDERLVVLRLIAWEALHDVGGGGFADAREVVDELERHGARVVITAEADLPPDLADRRATVAPEDMHHLLAHADLFVGESATMAAESAVLGTPAVYASTLELGYLEALESEYGLVVNTTGEDRQAEALHRASSILASHEETDWAGRRERLLADCVDTTDVILSQVADGLARRPTAEIDAPRPVAERR, from the coding sequence ATGCGGGTCTTCGTGACCATCCAGCACCCGGCCCACGTCCACTTCTTCCGCGAGGCCATCGCGGAGCTGGAGGCCGCGGGCCACGAGGTCTCCGTGTTCATGCGCGACGTGGAGATCGCCGCCGACCTGCTGGAGAGCTACGGCATCGACTACGAGGTGCTCGCGCCGACCAGCGACTCGCTGCCCTCGCTGGCGCGCTCGCAGGCGCGCTACGAGCTCGCCCTGCTCCGGCGGGCCCGCCGGGAGGAGCCGGACGTGCTCACCGCGATCGCCGAGCCGGCGGTCGCGCACCTCTCGACGCTGCTTTCCTGCCGGTCGGTCGTGTTCACCGACACCGAGCACGCGACCCTGGGGAACGCCCTCACCTTCCCGTTCGCCGACCGGGTCTGTACCCCCGAGGCGTACATGGACGACCTGGGCGACAAGCAGGTCACCTACCCCGGGTTCCACGAGCTCGCCTACCTCCACCCCGACCGGTTCGAACCGGACCCCTCGGTCGTCGCCGAGGCCGGTGTCGACCCCGACGAGCGGCTCGTCGTCCTGCGGCTGATCGCCTGGGAGGCGCTGCACGACGTGGGCGGCGGCGGCTTCGCCGACGCGCGCGAGGTCGTCGACGAACTCGAGCGCCACGGCGCGCGAGTGGTGATCACCGCCGAGGCCGACCTCCCGCCGGATCTCGCCGACCGGCGGGCGACCGTCGCGCCGGAGGACATGCACCACCTGCTGGCCCACGCGGATCTCTTCGTCGGCGAGAGCGCGACGATGGCCGCCGAGTCGGCGGTGTTGGGCACGCCCGCAGTGTACGCCTCGACGCTCGAACTCGGGTATCTGGAGGCGCTGGAGTCGGAGTACGGCCTCGTGGTCAACACGACCGGCGAGGACCGCCAGGCCGAGGCGCTCCACCGCGCCAGCTCGATCCTCGCGAGCCACGAGGAGACCGACTGGGCGGGTCGGCGCGAGCGGTTGCTCGCCGACTGCGTCGACACGACCGACGTGATCCTGTCGCAGGTGGCCGACGGCCTCGCTCGACGGCCGACCGCCGAGATCGACGCCCCCCGGCCGGTCGCCGAGCGGCGATGA
- a CDS encoding right-handed parallel beta-helix repeat-containing protein, which produces MAPDRLSRRRFLKGTVAAALGVGAAGCGSNESDPTDREDAGTLVDPTTPTGTPTATAEPTPTGTPTGTPIPEVVAEYGDQFDSIVNVVDAGADPEGSEPINDVLTDAIAEDTLVYFPAGRYALDYMEIEDVSGFGLVSIPHERTLLVPNGTVEEVGNHFIDFRRVGDILLDGLEFDFTESGVGGAVRTISEGNVVARNLRTHGKLPDRNKERKHVAYRFEVQDPEGKGLVERVVARGGGHEGGNGVGIYVGKDHAGSLTFRDCEIANFPNNGLYASAPGQTLDGYTGNNGDIHVRGGRYENNNIANVRIGSTGSTVKDVTVVVDKVPPSPSRSHLNVRGIRLRARSDQLVENCEVRIGADAGRGFGAISYHPEHESSTVRNTTVKVDRDDFSAIDATDSSNGGSEAPLTFENVTVTGNAGGGAAVDIADRPETTLRNCRIEQSGADRRGIVFTDSENCAVIDSTIRVTGLPIETENASVDRRNLSIENLRPGQATVTPVADDG; this is translated from the coding sequence ATGGCGCCCGATCGGTTGTCACGACGGAGATTCCTCAAAGGGACAGTAGCGGCCGCGCTGGGGGTCGGCGCGGCGGGGTGCGGGTCGAACGAGAGCGACCCGACCGACCGGGAGGACGCGGGGACGCTGGTCGACCCGACCACGCCCACCGGCACGCCGACCGCGACGGCCGAGCCGACGCCGACCGGCACGCCCACCGGCACGCCGATCCCGGAGGTCGTCGCCGAGTACGGCGACCAGTTCGACTCGATCGTCAACGTGGTCGACGCCGGCGCCGACCCCGAGGGGTCCGAGCCGATCAACGACGTGCTCACCGACGCGATCGCCGAGGACACGCTCGTGTACTTCCCCGCCGGCCGCTACGCGCTCGACTACATGGAGATCGAGGACGTCTCCGGCTTCGGGCTCGTCTCGATCCCCCACGAGCGGACGCTCCTCGTCCCGAACGGGACGGTCGAGGAGGTCGGCAACCACTTCATCGACTTCAGGCGCGTGGGGGACATCCTCCTCGACGGCCTGGAGTTCGACTTCACCGAGTCCGGCGTCGGCGGCGCCGTCAGGACAATCTCCGAGGGGAACGTCGTCGCCCGGAACCTCCGGACCCACGGGAAGCTACCCGACCGGAACAAGGAGCGCAAACACGTCGCCTACCGGTTCGAGGTGCAAGACCCCGAGGGCAAAGGGCTCGTCGAGCGGGTCGTCGCCCGCGGCGGCGGCCACGAGGGCGGCAACGGCGTCGGCATCTACGTCGGCAAGGACCACGCGGGTTCGCTGACGTTCCGCGACTGCGAGATTGCGAACTTCCCGAACAACGGCCTGTACGCCTCGGCGCCGGGCCAGACCCTCGACGGCTACACCGGGAACAACGGCGACATCCACGTCCGGGGCGGCCGCTACGAGAACAACAACATCGCCAACGTCCGGATCGGCTCGACCGGCTCGACCGTCAAGGACGTGACGGTCGTCGTGGACAAGGTCCCGCCGAGCCCCTCGCGGAGCCACCTGAACGTCCGCGGGATCAGACTCCGGGCCCGCAGCGACCAGCTGGTCGAGAACTGCGAGGTCCGGATCGGCGCGGACGCGGGCCGCGGGTTCGGCGCCATCTCCTACCACCCCGAACACGAGAGTTCGACGGTCCGGAACACGACGGTCAAGGTCGACCGCGACGACTTCAGCGCGATCGACGCGACCGACTCCAGCAACGGGGGGTCCGAGGCGCCGCTGACCTTCGAGAACGTGACCGTCACCGGGAACGCCGGCGGCGGGGCGGCCGTCGACATCGCCGACCGCCCCGAGACGACGCTACGGAACTGCCGGATCGAACAGTCCGGCGCCGACCGACGGGGGATCGTGTTCACCGACTCCGAGAACTGCGCCGTCATCGACTCGACGATCCGGGTGACCGGCCTCCCGATCGAGACCGAGAACGCCTCGGTCGACCGTCGGAACCTCTCCATCGAGAACCTGCGACCCGGACAGGCCACCGTGACACCCGTCGCCGACGACGGGTGA